The window AACTGAACGATATAAGCCATTAGCTAATTTTTCGACTTCGATGGAAGAAAAATAAAGACTCTGTCTTCCATCCGAGGAGTAAAATTCTGCCGATACATAGGAAAGATTGCTAGCATCCTCAGATTCAACTGTAAGGGTTACGGTCTCACCGGCCTGATACTCTGTTTTATCTAATGTATAAGAGACAAGTTTTGGTGCAGTACGGTCTTCCAATACCTCTGCAGCTCTATCTGTTTCTGTAGAGATCATCGATGGAATATTGGTCGTTAAATTCGAATTTGCAACTGGTGTAGTTGAAATTGACTCCCCATTTGCATTACTTCCTTCTACATCAGTCGAAGAAACAGCTTCTACTGTCGGATAATTTGTAGCTGTCGTGGTTTCAACCTCCAGAATTCCCTCGTTTCCTACAATTCCAGTTGAAGTTGATGTTGCGACATCATTATCTGCAGTTAATTCAACAGTTTCTGAAGCATTTATAACTTGTTCAGAATTTGCTGTTGTGGGAGTATTCTCACTCACTTCATCAGCATAGACAACAGCCGTAGTAGAAAACAGCAAACCTAGGGCCAGCACTCCGACTGCCCCATGAATACCTTTTCTAATACTTCCATACCCTTTGGATTCTTGACATTTCTTAAGCATATAATCCTCCTTATATACAATTTATTATATACATTTTTATTAAAATATAAAAGTATATATCGGCATTTTTTATAAAAAAACACTCAATTTCTTGAGTGTCAATGTTATCTTTAAAAAACATCCACCAAATACTGAAATAATTTTCTATGCTGTTTGCAGTCGTTGTATAGAAATTCCGGGTGCCACTGTAAGCCAAACAGGGCCTGCTTGCCCTTGCTTTCATAGGCCTCAATCGTACCATCTCTCGGATCTAGACCAGTTGCCACCAAACCTGGTGCCAAATCTTTGATCCGCTGATGATGGAAGGAATTGATGGAGCTTCCTTGAGCAAAAAGCTGGCTGACACGACTTTTGGGCTTGACCTGCAAACGATGTGAAGTTCCTTCAATACCATCTTGCCAATGATCTACCACTTCCTGCTCTAAGCTACCACCAAGTGCGACATTGAGCAACTGCATGCCACGGCAGACCGCAAAAATCGGTTTCCCTTGGCGAAGCGCTTCTTTAATCAAAGCCAATTCAAATTCGTCACGCTCCAATAGGTAATCATCACTATCAATTAAACGTTCTTGCCCATACAGACTTGGATCAACATGTTGACCACCTGATAAAATCAACTTATCAATCATGTCGATATAGTCTTTGGCTAAATCAGGAGTTCCCATCGGGATGACCATTGGGATACCACCTGCCTGACGAACACTGTCTGCCAATTCACGCGCAACTGTCACGTAAACTCGACCAGATTTTGTTGGAAATTCTTGTTCATTTCCTGAAATTCCAATAATGACTTTTCCCATAAGAAACTCCTTTCTGTGATTTTTTACATTGTAACACTGCTAGCCAAGCCTGTCTAATATAGAAGTTTTATGGACCGATAAAAATTATTTATCAGTGGCCTTTAATACAAAATGCTCCTTGTCCACTTGAGTCCATTCCCCCACTGTCACGAAATCCTTTAGAAGACCTGTTTGTGACAACTCTTGTAATTGTGCTCTCGCCTGATGAGGATTTAAACTCAAGTTGGATTTCAAAAGATAGCTGGTGTAGGGATGCTGGGGATCTTGAAAAATATCCTGCGCAGGTCCAATTTCTACCAAACTCCCCTTGTACATGACCGCAATCCTATCAGCAAAATGCCGCACCAAATTTAGGTCATGAGAAATGAAAAGATAGGTTAAACCTAAATCCTCTTGAAGCTGGTTAAGCAAATCCAATATGGTTGCCTGAATCGAAACATCCAGAGCAGAAGTCGGTTCATCACACACAATAAATTGCGGATTGGATACAACTGCTCGAGCGATTCCAATACGCTGACGTTGGCCTCCACTAAAGGATTTTGGACGTTTATGTACAGCATCCCCCTGTACACCTACCCTTTCCAACATTGCTAAAGCCCTCTCTTCTGCCTCCTTCTTTGGTAACAAATAAAGCGGTTCTTTGACAAGTTCTAAAGCTGATAGATAGGGATTGAGGGAGGAGTAAGGATCCTGATAGATCACCTGAAGCGCTTGATTTTTTAGTTCCTCAGCTGTCAAACCAGGAAAGTCTACCTGTCCCTGACTTGCTTTTTCCAGTCCCAAAACAATTTTAGACAGTGTCGATTTACCACTGCCAGATTCACCAACCAGACCGAGTGTCTCACCTTTATAAATGGACAAAGCAACACCATTTAAAGCATCGACGCGTTGTTCTTGACCTAACCAATTCTTCTTGGAATATGAAGACATTATATAGTAGTGATTTCATAAAATAAAACTTCCAAAAACAGGTATAGCTAAAAGCTATAGCATCCTCTAATTTTTTACAATTATACAAGTGTTTGTATTTCTGTTAGGATTAGAGCATAGAAATATTTTTGGAGGAAATCCTATGACAACAACTATTATCGGCTTCCCACGAATCGGAGAACACCGTGAATTAAAATTTATCACTGAAAAATACTTTAGAAACGAAATTCCACAAGAAGAACTCTTGTCAGCAGCTAAAGACTTGCGTGCTAAGCACTGGACTATTGTTAAAGAAGCTGGCATTACTGAAATCCCAAGCAATGACTTCTCACACTATGACAATGTTTTGGATGCAGCTGTTCTCTTCAACGTCGTGCCAAAAGCTGTTCAGGACTTAGACTTGACTGACCTTGAAAAATACTTCGCTTTGGCGCGTGGCTATCAAGGAGACAAGGGTGATGTTCGTGCTAGACCAATGAAAAAATGGTTCAACACCAACTACCACTATATCGTTCCAGCTATTGAAAAAGACACAGAAATCAAACTAGCTGGTCACAAGATTTTCGACGAATTCCAAGAAGCAAAGGACTTGGGTATCACAACTCGTCCAGTTTTGATTGGTCCATTCACTCTCTTACAATTAACTGATTTTGAAGAAGGGGTGAAAGCTGAAGATGTAGCAGATAGCTTGGTTGCTGCCTACGGACAAGTATTTGCAAAATTGGCAGAACTTGGCGCTGAAAAAATCCAGTTGGACGAACCTAGCTTGGTCAAGGATTTGACTGATGAAGAAAAAGCCCTTTTCCTCAACATCTACCAAACTCTCTTGGCAGACAAGAAAGGCTTGCAAGTCCTTATCCAAACCTACTTCGGCGATGTGCGTGACATTTACACTGAATTGACAAACCTACCAGTCGATGCCATCGGTCTTGACTTTGTAGAAGGTAAGGAAACGGCTGCACTTGTAGCGACAGGCTTCCCAGCTGATAAAACTCTCTATGCAGGTATCGTCAACGGTAAAAACATCTGGCGCAACAACTACGAAAAGAGCTTGGCTGTTTTAGAGGCTATCCCAGCTGAAAATGTCGTTTTAACAACTTCATGCTCCCTTCTTCATGTACCATTTACAACAGCTAATGAAGTATTTGAACCAGCTATCCTCAACCACTTCGCCTTTGCGGTTGAAAAATTGAGCGAGCTGCGTGACTTGGATGCCATCCGTAATGGTCAAGGGGAAGCGGCTCTCACAGCCAACAAGGAACTCTTTGCACTTGAGCGTGTTGGTCGTGATGCAGCTCTTGCAAACCGCTTGGCAGGTTTGACTGACGCAGACTACACTCGTCTCCCAGTCTTTGCTGAACGTGAAGCTATTCAACGCGAGAAATTGAACTTGCCACTACTTCCAACCACTACGATCGGTTCTTTCCCTCAAACCAAGGACGTCCGTAGCACCCGCTTAGCCTTCCGCCGTGGCGAAATTACCGAAGCCGAGTACGATGCCTTTGTTGAAGCTCGTACGGATGAGTGGATTAAGTGGCAGGAAGAAGTTGACTTCGATGTATTGGTTCACGGTGAATTTGAACGCAACGACATGGTTGAATACTTCGGTGAAAACCTGTCTGGTTACCTCTTCAGTAAGAACGGTTGGGTTCAATCTTATGGACTTCGTGGCGTAAAACCACCAATCATCTGGGGGGATGTGACTCGCTTGAACCCAATTACTGTTAAATGGTCTAGCTATGCTCAAAGCCGTACAAATAAACCAGTCAAAGGGATGTTGACAGGACCTGTAACCATCCTCAACTGGTCCTTCCCGCGTGAAGACATTTCTATCAAGGAATCAACCCTTCAAATCGCACTTGCTATCAAGGAAGAAGTTCTCGACCTTGAAGCAGCAGGTATCAAGATTATCCAAATCGACGAAGCAGCACTTCGTGAAAAATTACCACTCCGCCGTAGCGACTGGTACAGCGAGTATCTTGATTGGGCAATCCCTGCCTTCCGTTTGGTACACTCAACTGTTGCACCAGATACTCAAATCCACACTCACATGTGCTATAGCGAATTTACAGACATCATTCCTGCCATCGACAATATGGATGCAGACGTGATCTCCTTTGAAGCTAGCCGTTCAAATCTCGTAATCCTAGACGAACTCAAGGCTAAGAACTTCCAAACCCAGGTAGGTCCTGGTGTCTATGACATCCACTCTCCACGTGTCCCTGCAGTTGATGAAATTGCACACACTATTCAAGCCATCCTTGCAAAAGTACCGAAAGAAAAAGTTTGGATCAACCCAGACTGCGGACTAAAAACGCGTGGCGAATCAGAAACAAAAGCTAGCCTTATCCACTTGACCCAAGCAGCTAAGGCAGCCAGAAAGGAACTCTAATTTATGATCGGTCAAACCCCAAGTCTCTCATTTGAAATTTTTCCTCCAAAACCAGAAGTAGGCAATGAAAAGATTATCCAAGCCCTTGATGAGATGCAGGGTTTGGCCCCTCATTTTATCAGTGTTACCTGTAGCAATAACAACCTCAATATTGAAGAAACGACTGTTCGCCTGGTCAACCATATTCGTAATGAGCTGGGAATTCCAACCATTGCCCATCTACCAGCAGCCTACCTGACCAAAGACAAGGTCAAGTCTGTACTTCAATCTCTTGATGAAGTCGGTGTTCATCACATTCTAGCCCTTCGTGGTGATATTATTGATGGTCTACCTCCAAAAGAAGATTTCCGCTATGCAACGGACCTCATCTCCTTCATCAAGCAAGAGGCCCCTCACTTTGACATCATCGGAGCTTGCTATCCTGAAGTTCACCCTGAGTCACCAAACTCTGTATCTGACATCAAGAATCTGAAAAAGAAAGTGGATGCTGGTTGCTCAAGCTTGGTAACTCAACTCTTCTTTGATAACGAAGCTTTCTATGAGTTTCAAGAGAAATGCCATCTAGCAGACATCGAAGTGCCGATTATTGCAGGCATCATGCCTATCATCAACAGGAATCAGGCACTTCGTCTCTTGAAAACCTGCGAAAATATTCGTCTTCCACGTAAGTTCAAGGCTATCTTAGAAAAATACGAACATAGTCCTGACTCTCTCCGCGCAGCAGGCCTAGCCTACGCCGTAGACCAGATTGTGGACCTAGTCACCAACGATGTCGCAGGTGTCCACCTCTACACCATGAACAATGCTGAAACAGCTCGCTATATCCACCAGGCTACTCACTCCCTTTTCAATCACTACCAAGGTAGTCTATCAAGTATGATTGGTAGGTAAATAGCAAAAGACTTGAAAGTATCTTTGGATACTTTTCAAGTCTTTTTTTGATGGATAAATATCAAAATATAGTCGAATGACTATATGATTGTGACGACTGCGGAACGAATAATTCTACGAACAGACCTGAATCAAGGAGTTGGCAGGTGATTGTAGGCAGAGGTTGGGCTCAAGCCCAGGCCCACTTCTCAGAGTTCGTGTCAACATCTCAGCAATTCGTGTTTTGCACTCCAAATCTGACCTCTACGGCTGATGCGAACGAGTTCGCTTCATTTCCAACCTCCAACAGTTCCTACTCTGACTGTTGGAGGTGTGCGGAGGTGCGAGTGAAACAGTCTGTGAATAGACTGTTTCAGCAGGTCTCTTTGGGATAAGAAACTAGCCGTACACCCCCAAGCTTGAAAGAAGAAAGTGGGGAAATAGTGAAAAATGACCCCTACGATAACATCTAAAGAGGAAAGTGAGTGTTCTAATGATGACCGGAAACAAGGAAATGAAGTTGCCAATTACTACTCTCTGATAAATAGTATATATCGACACTAGTCTACGTCATACGAGATACATAGAATAATATTACTAGACCGGAAGTTCTACCAAACAACTAACCTAGCCAATGTTTTTTCAGAAACCCCAAAAAGCTGACCGCTTTTGTGCAGTCAGCTAGGGTACATAAATGTGATTTTCTTTATTCTTACAAGAAAGCAAGAATGATAAAGTTTAGAATGAAGAGGACAGTTGCTCCCCAAAGGATTGGGTGGATTTCTTTTGTTTTACCAGTTGAAATTTTTACCAAGCAATAGAAGATGAAAGCTGCTGCAATACCGTATGAGATAGAGAAGCAAAGGGCCATGAAGAAGGCTGCAAAGAAGGCAGGAAGAGCATCTTCGAAGTGGCTCCAATCAACATCAAGGAAGGATGAAACCATCATAACACCGACAATAATCAAGGCTGGAGCTGTTGCAGCTGCTGGGACAATACCGATAAATGGCAAGATAAGAATTGAAAGAAGGAAGAGAAGGGCTGTCGTTACAGCTGTCAACCCAGTACGACCACCCGCAGAGATACCTGCTGCAGATTCAACGTAAGTTGTCGTATTTGATGTACCGAAGATAGCACCGATTGATGTACCGATAGCATCTGCAAAGAGGGCTCTATCCATCTTAGAGTTAAATCCAGTACCATTTTCAAGAGCTTTCTCATCTTCTTCTGAGAAAATACCAGTCTTGCGACCTGTACCGATAAAGGTACCGAGTGTATCAAAGGTATCTGACAAGCTGAAAGCGAAGATAGTCATCAAAACAAGTGGCAGACGGCTTGAGTCAGCAAAGAGAGAAGACAAACCACCGAAAGCTGCTAGGAAAGTTGTACCCAACTCAGCAAAAGCTGTACCGATATTGTTGTTGGCCAAGTCAATCGTAGAAAGATCTACAACACCTGCTGGAATTCCTGCCAAGGTTGTTGCGACAATACCAATCAAAATCGCACCACGAACATTTTTAATCACCAAGACAGCTGTCAAAAGAAGACCAAGTACTGTCAAAAGAACACTTGGGTCAGTGAAAGTTGAAATGCCAGGTACGACACCACCACCAGCAAATACAGAGAAGACACCATTTGCGAATGTTTCAGCTGTCGCATCTGCAGGAGCAACTCCGTTAACAGTAATAATATCTGAACCAGAAGTCAAGAAGGTAATCAAGTTAGAGTTCTTGAAACCAAGGTAGGCAACGAATACACCGATACCACCACCGATAGCGTGTTGCAAGCTAATAGGAATAGCCTTAATGATACTCTTACGGACCTTAGTAACTGTAATAAAGATATTGAATAAACCACAGAGGAAAACCATAGCCAAAGCTTCTTGCCAAGTAAAACCAAGACCGATAACAACTGTATAGGTAAAGAAAGCGTTCAAGCCCATCCCTGGTGCCAAGGCATAAGGAACATTGGCGAAGAGACCCATAACAAGCGTTGAAACCGCGCTGGCAATGATGGTTGCCAAGAATACTGCCTGAGTTGGCATACCAGCAACACTGAGGATGCTTGGGTTAACAAACAAAATATAGCTCATGGCGAAGAAAGTCGTAAGACCAGCCATAATTTCA is drawn from Streptococcus sp. 29892 and contains these coding sequences:
- the metE gene encoding 5-methyltetrahydropteroyltriglutamate--homocysteine S-methyltransferase, producing MTTTIIGFPRIGEHRELKFITEKYFRNEIPQEELLSAAKDLRAKHWTIVKEAGITEIPSNDFSHYDNVLDAAVLFNVVPKAVQDLDLTDLEKYFALARGYQGDKGDVRARPMKKWFNTNYHYIVPAIEKDTEIKLAGHKIFDEFQEAKDLGITTRPVLIGPFTLLQLTDFEEGVKAEDVADSLVAAYGQVFAKLAELGAEKIQLDEPSLVKDLTDEEKALFLNIYQTLLADKKGLQVLIQTYFGDVRDIYTELTNLPVDAIGLDFVEGKETAALVATGFPADKTLYAGIVNGKNIWRNNYEKSLAVLEAIPAENVVLTTSCSLLHVPFTTANEVFEPAILNHFAFAVEKLSELRDLDAIRNGQGEAALTANKELFALERVGRDAALANRLAGLTDADYTRLPVFAEREAIQREKLNLPLLPTTTIGSFPQTKDVRSTRLAFRRGEITEAEYDAFVEARTDEWIKWQEEVDFDVLVHGEFERNDMVEYFGENLSGYLFSKNGWVQSYGLRGVKPPIIWGDVTRLNPITVKWSSYAQSRTNKPVKGMLTGPVTILNWSFPREDISIKESTLQIALAIKEEVLDLEAAGIKIIQIDEAALREKLPLRRSDWYSEYLDWAIPAFRLVHSTVAPDTQIHTHMCYSEFTDIIPAIDNMDADVISFEASRSNLVILDELKAKNFQTQVGPGVYDIHSPRVPAVDEIAHTIQAILAKVPKEKVWINPDCGLKTRGESETKASLIHLTQAAKAARKEL
- a CDS encoding gamma-glutamyl-gamma-aminobutyrate hydrolase family protein; translated protein: MGKVIIGISGNEQEFPTKSGRVYVTVARELADSVRQAGGIPMVIPMGTPDLAKDYIDMIDKLILSGGQHVDPSLYGQERLIDSDDYLLERDEFELALIKEALRQGKPIFAVCRGMQLLNVALGGSLEQEVVDHWQDGIEGTSHRLQVKPKSRVSQLFAQGSSINSFHHQRIKDLAPGLVATGLDPRDGTIEAYESKGKQALFGLQWHPEFLYNDCKQHRKLFQYLVDVF
- the metF gene encoding methylenetetrahydrofolate reductase [NAD(P)H], which encodes MIGQTPSLSFEIFPPKPEVGNEKIIQALDEMQGLAPHFISVTCSNNNLNIEETTVRLVNHIRNELGIPTIAHLPAAYLTKDKVKSVLQSLDEVGVHHILALRGDIIDGLPPKEDFRYATDLISFIKQEAPHFDIIGACYPEVHPESPNSVSDIKNLKKKVDAGCSSLVTQLFFDNEAFYEFQEKCHLADIEVPIIAGIMPIINRNQALRLLKTCENIRLPRKFKAILEKYEHSPDSLRAAGLAYAVDQIVDLVTNDVAGVHLYTMNNAETARYIHQATHSLFNHYQGSLSSMIGR
- a CDS encoding NCS2 family permease, which codes for MEQFFKLKEHGTTVSTEIMAGLTTFFAMSYILFVNPSILSVAGMPTQAVFLATIIASAVSTLVMGLFANVPYALAPGMGLNAFFTYTVVIGLGFTWQEALAMVFLCGLFNIFITVTKVRKSIIKAIPISLQHAIGGGIGVFVAYLGFKNSNLITFLTSGSDIITVNGVAPADATAETFANGVFSVFAGGGVVPGISTFTDPSVLLTVLGLLLTAVLVIKNVRGAILIGIVATTLAGIPAGVVDLSTIDLANNNIGTAFAELGTTFLAAFGGLSSLFADSSRLPLVLMTIFAFSLSDTFDTLGTFIGTGRKTGIFSEEDEKALENGTGFNSKMDRALFADAIGTSIGAIFGTSNTTTYVESAAGISAGGRTGLTAVTTALLFLLSILILPFIGIVPAAATAPALIIVGVMMVSSFLDVDWSHFEDALPAFFAAFFMALCFSISYGIAAAFIFYCLVKISTGKTKEIHPILWGATVLFILNFIILAFL
- a CDS encoding ATP-binding cassette domain-containing protein encodes the protein MSSYSKKNWLGQEQRVDALNGVALSIYKGETLGLVGESGSGKSTLSKIVLGLEKASQGQVDFPGLTAEELKNQALQVIYQDPYSSLNPYLSALELVKEPLYLLPKKEAEERALAMLERVGVQGDAVHKRPKSFSGGQRQRIGIARAVVSNPQFIVCDEPTSALDVSIQATILDLLNQLQEDLGLTYLFISHDLNLVRHFADRIAVMYKGSLVEIGPAQDIFQDPQHPYTSYLLKSNLSLNPHQARAQLQELSQTGLLKDFVTVGEWTQVDKEHFVLKATDK